A stretch of Pirellulales bacterium DNA encodes these proteins:
- a CDS encoding RHS repeat-associated core domain-containing protein, with protein MIGKLSDTDADAAVEATEAYIYDGNQIVLRFADDDAAALTLSDLKNRYLWGPAVDQLLAEENVAWYYAPGTVDWALSDHQHTVRDWVRSSGGSATLADHAQYDAFGNRLDAPAVDSLFGYTGRYHDADTGLQWNGAQVRPGHSATGRWYDAVVGRWLSEDNAGLRPDVNLYRYVGNGSTIYVDPTGLQTASAGTIALPASVAYQVGLMLDQAAKCGPEAYDKALKAAILLVATLTGQHLTEQQILHAEGRGLDDILSDDKIFDRYMKRKFPNDEPFCKEDAQKLWDKLKERLGRIGKEPRLDQGHPGTQWPGPHINVPGGPHIPVVPEFVPS; from the coding sequence TTGATCGGCAAGCTCTCCGACACCGACGCCGATGCGGCGGTCGAGGCCACCGAAGCCTACATCTACGACGGCAACCAAATCGTGCTGCGGTTCGCCGACGATGACGCGGCGGCCCTGACGCTCAGCGACCTCAAAAACCGTTACCTGTGGGGGCCGGCGGTCGATCAGCTTCTGGCCGAGGAAAATGTCGCATGGTATTACGCCCCCGGCACGGTCGACTGGGCGCTTTCGGACCATCAACATACCGTGCGCGACTGGGTGCGGTCCAGCGGCGGCTCGGCCACGCTCGCCGACCACGCCCAATACGACGCCTTCGGCAACCGGCTGGATGCGCCCGCCGTCGATTCGCTGTTCGGCTACACCGGCCGCTACCATGATGCCGACACGGGGTTACAATGGAACGGCGCGCAGGTGCGCCCTGGGCACAGTGCGACCGGTCGCTGGTACGATGCTGTAGTTGGACGCTGGCTGAGCGAAGACAACGCCGGACTTCGTCCAGACGTAAATCTATATCGCTACGTCGGCAACGGTTCGACGATTTATGTTGATCCCACTGGATTACAGACGGCGAGTGCAGGCACGATCGCCTTACCAGCATCAGTAGCATACCAGGTAGGTCTGATGCTCGACCAAGCAGCGAAATGTGGGCCGGAAGCCTACGACAAAGCACTTAAAGCTGCCATTTTGCTGGTCGCAACCTTGACCGGCCAGCACCTGACAGAACAACAGATCCTTCACGCGGAAGGTCGAGGGCTGGATGATATTTTGAGTGACGACAAAATCTTCGATAGATATATGAAACGCAAATTCCCGAACGACGAGCCTTTTTGCAAGGAGGACGCGCAAAAGCTTTGGGATAAGCTGAAGGAAAGGTTGGGGCGAATCGGCAAGGAGCCGCGTCTGGACCAGGGGCATCCAGGAACCCAATGGCCTGGCCCGCACATAAACGTCCCCGGTGGCCCCCACATCCCAGTTGTTCCAGAGTTCGTGCCATCATGA